The genomic stretch GGTGTCTTTCTGTTTCAGTAGTATTTACAAGTCTCTGCTACTGAAATATTTTTAGgctatgatttttttaaattatgtattttcctaatttctttttaatgcaacaccaaatcatttaaaatttctttcccctttaaatataactaactaactaaaGATGTTTTGAATTTCAAAGTCGAGATCTTAACAAAGCTTggattttttgttgtttcatgctTAAAAGTTTGGAATTTGAATGTTTTCCATTGTAAGTGCTTCCTCTCCACCATGACTACAAGCGAGCTTATAGGCTATGTATCCTTTATATATTTGTAaggtttgttttcttcttctttttcttaaagTTTGTTCTATAATTCATTAATTACACAACTTATTTATTTGATCTGCTGTTTCTATTCTGAAATACACTCCCAGGATCTGTTTTTGTCTTTTGGGAGGAGTGAAGTGGCTCGGAACTCAGGAGATCAGGGACAAGTGCAACAAACAAGTTCGGTTAACCAGggttttcttttactttctgtttTGTCCAGTTTAGTTTCATATgataggcctgggcgttcggtcccccgatcgggttcggttcagggAAACGGGTCTTCGGGTTTTTCGGTCTTAGCTTAGACGCCCCATTCGGATAAAATACTCTTTCAGTATGGTCTCGGTTCGGAATGGGACAGGTTCGGATCGGATCGGTACTTCATTACAAGATCCGCTAAGTTCCAAAGGAACAATGGTTCCGGTTCGAGTCCGGTTTTTGTAACCGAAAGTAACTGTAAATAACCGAAATAAACTGAATTGAACCGAAAATAACTCATAAATCCGATCACATCCGAAAACAAACATTCATAATTAAACACCAAAACATAACTTCCTCTAGTTCAAAATGTAGAAATCAATAACCGAAATGAAAAACAAACCATAGTACTAAAGAAACAGATGCAAAAGTTCAAAATCCAAACACAAAAAAGGGAAACGAGTACTGCTTGAGCTTCTTGAAAGTCTTGAGAGTCTTGACTTAGTCTGCTTCAGGGACAGGAACCTTGTCTTCTTGAGGGACTGTGGCTGTTTCATTCTCtgtaaaaagaaataaagaataaaAGCTTTCAATAGAATCATTTAGGCAAAGTAGTAAATGgcaaatgaaattttttttaactctttcAAGCTTGTTAGCTTCTTCAAGATCAGACAGAACCTGAGCATTTGTAAGCTGCCTTGACTCCATCTTCAAGTCTTGTTTCATCCATTGCTCAGTACACATAAGAACCTCCACCATATAATGAGTTAGGCAACTCCTATGCGGGTCAAGAATCCTGCCACTAGTGCTAAAAGCACTCTCAGAAGCAACAGATGATACTTGCATTGCAAGAACATCCCGAGCAATCTGAGATAGGACAGGAAACTTCAGAGTGTTTTTCCTCCACCATGAGAGCACATCAAACTccactcctaacatcaaatccGGGTCTCCATACTTTCTCTGAGGTAAGTTTCCAACTCATCCCTTTTCTCTCTAACACCAATCTCGTTTAGCTTTTGTTTGTACCTAAAATCCATCCTCCTATAACCAGCACAGTCGTCAACTAGGTCCATCTTTTCGATACACTGGTCTTTTGGCTTCTCTTTGGACTGAGATGAACTGTCACCCGGATCACCACGGCTGCCATGTCTTGCACTGTGTTCCTTGAACAAACTTCTCAACACACCAATCAACGAGTCATACATCTCCTTGTACTCGATACTGTCTGCTCCATACAACTCCTCAAAACACATCTTTGCAAGCTCCAGCTTGTTGGAAGGATCAAAAACAGTGGCAACCACCAACATCATGTTCATATTCTTGAGACCATCCCAATACTTGTCAAAATTCTTGTACATCTCAGACGCCTTAGACTTCAAATCAGGATCTGGACTGCTGCTGAGACCTATCAGATCGGTTGCTATCGTCACTATCTCACCATAGCATTTGTGCGCGTTGAGAGAGGTTGAAGCTGATGCCACCAGTGTAGAGTTGTAGAAGATCATGAGGAACTGGCATAGCTTATCAATGGTTTTCCAATCCTTAAGCTGAGGAGGACCGATCCTCTTTGCTCCATTCTCTATCTCGCAGAAATAGTCGTTGTATAACCTGTCTTCCGCCTCCATCTTGTCAAGTGCCACCTTGAACTTAGTGGCTGTTGTCAGCATCAGGTAGGTGGAGTTCCATCTTGTCTTGACATCCAAAGGTAAGCTGCCTCTTGTAATCTTGCCTGAATCGACCTTACACTCAAAGGACCTTAGCTTGTTTGTGTATGACCTGAAATAGGAGATACCATTCCTAATTGCAGCCACGCTGTGATCTACCTCAGCCATTCCATCTCTGACAATCAAGTTAATTATATGCGCACTACACCTCATGTGCAAGAACTCACCATCTAACACAAAAGCCTGGTCAGAAACTAAGGCAAATGCAGAATGAAACTTCCTCAGAGCAGTACTATTAGCAGAAGCATTGTCTACTGTTATACAGAACACCTTCTCGATTCTCCATTCAGCCAAACATTCTAGCAAAACAGAAGCAATGGTCCGACCTTTGTGATCTGTGATGtgcttgaatcctatgatcagCTTGTTTAACTCCAGTACTCATCAATGAAATGCGCAGTGACAACCATATAACTAGCGCCTGCAAAGAAGATACAGAGAGATTAATATCTAACAAGTTATGCAAAAACTGTATATTGGTTAATGTATAATGATCAAACTATAAGCTGCATATTGATTAAAGTTATTACCTGTTGTTTGCGAAACCCAAATATCAGTAGTGATAGACACTCGTTGTTTATTGCATGAGAACCATTTCTTCAGTGCCTCTTTCTTTTCATTGTATATCTTGACAATGTCTTTTCTCGCTGATCTTCTTGAATGAGGAGGTGTAGTTTGcctacaaaaaaatcaaatcacaccacattaattataagaaaatgaaacaCTAGATGAACAACATATATAAGAAGTATTTAAGCTAACCTTGTTACAGAAATGCTTCCAAGCCACGCCTTCAACAAATCCTAAAGGCAGTTGTCCTAAAATAAGCATCTCGTTTGTTGCTTCTCTAAATATAGAATCCGTGAATTTTGCCTTCTTCAGCTTTCCTTCCTTGTCAATAACATCCTGTTTATCAGCTTGGCCAGCTTTCCACGCCTTATGTTCCTTGCAAATTTCATGATGCTTCCTCAGGTTTGATGTCCCTGATGAGGTGATACAGGAGAAATCCTTCTGCAGTAGTTGCATAAGCACCTGTCTCTGTCCTCCTTAGTCCTTGTGAAATGCAGCCACATGTCTGATCTTGCTGGGAGAATCCTTTAAGCTTGACTTGCTTGAGAAGCATTCCTTTTCACTCGGTTACTGTCTGGAGTTTGCAAGTCTCTCTCATCATCTTTGCTACAAGTTCCTCGACCAAGAGAAGAATTTGAATCCATCTGcgcaagaacaagaaaaataaacagtttAGAAATCACACACAGATACACATAACAAAgaagaaattaaattaataaactatCTTATAAATATTCCAAAACTAAATTGATCAAAGCTATAAACTGTACTCGATTTTGAAACCAAATGCTAAAGGTATAAATCGTAATCGATGCCTAAACAAAGCTATCCCACACTTGTAAATGATATAATCCGTGAATATCAAAACTTAATAGATGAACACACAAAATTTCGTATCGATTTCAAACTTAGAGGATACCAACCTGTGATTGATTGTTAGAGGTTGCGGATGGAGCACAAGACTGAAAGATTGGGATATTTATAGTGGCCATTTTGAAGCTTTTGCAGCGCATGCGTGATTGGATCTCGAGGAGTTTCGTTTGGGAATTAGGGTTCGCCAAACCGTAGAGGAAGAGGAAGGGCCGAAGAGGAGGAAAAGTCAAGGAATTCTTCTCGGAACTAATGAATTACACCAACataattattaaacatataatatcgGTTTCCAACGGTTATTAATGTGGACCATGGTTCTCTACCGAACCGACCCGATGTCCAAATTATTGGAAATGTAGCACCCAACCGGGTATTTCGCCAGAACCGTTACCGTACCGGTACCGACAATTCGGATCGGGTTAAGGATCGGGTTTCGGTTATGG from Raphanus sativus cultivar WK10039 unplaced genomic scaffold, ASM80110v3 Scaffold1453, whole genome shotgun sequence encodes the following:
- the LOC108846430 gene encoding zinc finger BED domain-containing protein RICESLEEPER 2-like, with the translated sequence MLLKQVKLKGFSQQDQTCGCISQGLRRTETGTSNLRKHHEICKEHKAWKAGQADKQDVIDKEGKLKKAWLGSISVTRQTTPPHSRRSARKDIVKIYNEKKEALKKWFSCNKQRVSITTDIWVSQTTGFKHITDHKGRTIASVLLECLAEWRIEKVFCITVDNASANSTALRKFHSAFALVSDQAFVLDGEFLHMRCSAHIINLIVRDGMAEVDHSVAAIRNGISYFRSYTNKLRSFECKVDSGKITRGSLPLDVKTRWNSTYLMLTTATKFKVALDKMEAEDRLYNDYFCEIENGAKRIGPPQLKDWKTIDKLCQFLMIFYNSTLVASASTSLNAHKCYGEIVTIATDLIGLSSSPDPDLKSKASEMYKNFDKYWDGLKNMNMMLVVATVFDPSNKLELAKMCFEELYGADSIEYKEMYDSLIGVLRSLFKEHSARHGSRGDPGDSSSQSKEKPKDQCIEKMDLVDDCAGYRRMDFRYKQKLNEIGVREKRDELETYLRESMETRI